CTATGTACTCATCAATCTCTCTTGATAAGCTTATAGACTCCTCGGAACTATCTTCAGTGCCTTGAGCTATTCCTACACCACCAACAATTAACATAAGTGTGTTCGCACCAGCCTGTTCGTACATTGGAGGCTGTGAAGGCCAAAGGCGGGGCTTTAGTTTACAAAAGCTATAAAAGTAGTTCATAGGCTCGACCCTTAGCTCCAAAAGTATAAAAGCTAACTCATCGTCCGCCTTGTATTGTCTTCAGTGCCTTAAGTTGTTCCTATACTACCAACAATTCTAACATTAGCATTAGCAGTTAACATAAGTGTGTTCGCACCAGTCTATTCGTGCGTTGGAGGCTGTAAAGACCAAAGGCAGGGCTTTAATTTacaaaagttataaaaataattctttGGTTCAACCTTTATCCCCAAAAGTATAAGAGTTAACTCATCGTCTGCCTCGTGGGGCCACGCAAACTGTGCAAGAACAAGTCCAACTGTGTTGGTGTCAGCTCCATCATCTGCATCGATTTGCCTCCATCTATTAAGGCTCAAATCCAAAAGACAATGCTTAAAGACATTCCTTACGATTAATATTTCTTCTAAATCCAGAACGTAACTTTGGTGAAGTCTGTAGTACTGTGCCCAGCCCATCTCGATTATAATATCTCGCCTTCTAGAGCATATATTTTTATTAGGAAAAGACCATCTTATAGGAAAACCGAATCCATTTCTCAAATTATACTGAACTCGAATGTATTTGTCACAATTAAGACGAAGGTTGCTACATCTATTAGGAATGATGGTTTTTGCATCCTTAcgatgagaaaaataaaaaaaacccatGCGAACCCTTCGATTATAGGGCTTCAGttggtatgaattttgaaatacgGTGATAAATGAAAACTCTTTGCGCCAAAAACATTCTATGAAATATGCTACGACCAACCACTAAGAGAAACTAGATAGTTGGTCAGGAGCTAGTTGGCACTCACCGAGAAGGTTGCGGAAGAAATAATGAAGGGGCAAATGAAAGCATGCTTCTAAAACGTACAGGAAGAGTAAAAAATTGTCATCATCGATGTCGTTCAGGCAATGTTAACCATCGGGAATGGAGAAATCATACGCAAAATTCAGAATTCTAATTCCAATGGAGAAATTATACAAAAAATTCAGAATTCTAATTCCATGAACGGTGAGGGCATGATACATTTATTCCTATTTTGTGGTACAGACATAGCTGTTGCCCTCCACCGCATTCTATAGCTCCTGTTGTCACGAGTAGTTATCCAAATTAACATGACCGCTACCCTTAGTTCTAGTCATACTCTAccgaagaaaataaaaagaaaattgagATTCTCAAAAAGATTACCTTTGATTATCATTTGAAATTcttctttcaaaattttaaattcaagcaATGTGATTGCTAGGGCATTGTTACCCCCTTTTTAAAGAGGGTTTCCTTCACTTCAGATGATTCGAATGCCCAATGGTGAAAAACCAATCACATGTGGATAGCAATATTTTTTCTATACACGTGGTTTAATGAATGTTGTACAGTAAAGAATAAGGTGTACTCAGAAAGATTATCATTCCAATTTTAGTCCACTTCTAATTAGGTTTTAAAAAGAGTCACTATATAACTCTTTCTTAGAACCAGAAGGGAGACAAATTGTTACAATGTCCATTATCTTGGGTCTAAATGGTTCGAATCCGAATGGATTCGGGTCTGATTCCATTGAGTTTGCATGATGTGTTCGTAGGTTGGGTTCACGTGGCGAGGTGTGATCGCAGGGTGTGAACAATAATCCCCTGCGAGGTCACGCACGTGGAATCACACATGGGGCCACGTAAACACGTGTTAAGTCTAAGATAAGGTACGTGTCCACATGCATGGAGCCTATCCAATATGTCATGCCAGTGAACAGTATCCGTGTCATATAAGTAGGTCGGCACCATCCTTTGAGAAGATAAGAGAGAAAAATAGCTCAGCAAAAAgtatacaaaaataataataagtatatGAAATGAATATACATCAAAACTTATGTAATATAATTTGTATCATATTAAATTTTATgaatatatattttcatttaaatataacatcaaaatatataaaattgtcgtaccatatatatatatataaattgatatAAATATGCGAACTATAACTTTATAGCAGCAGCAAGTATTTTGATGTCGAGGTCCCGACAAAACAATGTCATAAGGCCACACATATCTTATAAAATCTGTGTTTTGTTAATGTCAACGTCTGATCTGTAACGTTCTCAACTTTGGCCAATGGGTGGTTGGAAGTTGAGCTGTGCGTGGGTCAGGCAGCGCTCCTCTTCCAAAACCAAGTTTCATTCTTAAACCCAATTTTTTGGTAGGTCTAATTCGACTAAAAAAATTGGTTTCTtcgtttaaaaatattttatagttttatattaaatttaaatttaaaatattttttattagttaaatcacaGCAACCCTAAACCTAGAAATTTTTATTCAAAATCCGGTCCATGGTTATGAACTACTCTAGTTGGAAGATATCTAATTAAATAGCAAACCACGATACAAAAGATAATGTAATCTTTTGCAATGTGTTCCAAAGAGGCAAATATAATATGCAAATGAAATgagattatatataatatatgaatgtattgttaaaattttaattttaaaaattcttaataaaatttaaaattctgtaacaatatattaaatataatatattttaaaattatatgttaTTGTGATATCTTAACTTATTCCGAATATATATTAATCATGACTAAGAAGTTAATTTAATGTACCGTTTCCTTTACGTTAGTATGTAATTAGGCGAACTAAATCATGTATTACATAATCGAATTCATCTCCACTGATAACTCCTACTTGATAATTACCACCCTACTTTacgattttagaattttttttttcattttctctctCATAAATTTAAAGCTAAAACAACACGCTCAAACATCCCTTaacaaaaatctaaaataaaGCAGATgcatacaatttaaaataaaaaaaaaaacagcagcaAATAAATAATACAGCACTATCTAGGGTGCAAAATATTTCTactattaattaagttaaatataCAACCTTATACAACCAAAAAACTATGTTTATGCTGCAACTTAcaacccttttttctttttcttgtcttataAGAAAACTTTCAATCCTATATTtcattaaaagaaaattaaatcttAATCAACTTATTCGTTAAAGTTATTTAAGGATTTGGAAGTAATTAATCTATAGTTGAAATCCAAAGCAAATAATAAAGGTTAAAACTATGTTATCCGGATTGGAGCAAATTAATTTGGTTAGGATTTATTAACTATTCCTTCGTTCCCTGCCAAGATCAAGTACTTGTCTCTTCTGGTAAGCCTGGTGCAACCAAAACCCAGTGCTTTCCCAATCTCACTCTGCACATGGTTAGCTACATCGAACCTTGATCTCTCACCACCACCAAGAAAAGAGCTCAACCCATATACACCATCAAGGACTCGTACGTTGTAGCTTGGACGTGGGTTCATGATGAAGAAAAGTGGGTCCAAGCATTTCAGCCCACCCGCTGTGGTACCGTAGAACATGCTAACATGGCTGTCCATTGCAACGGGAACTATATCATCGCTCATCTCAGTGAACAAAGGGCTGAACCTCAACAGATAAGGCTCCCTACACGTGGTTCCTTCTGGGCAAACAACTAGGTCCCcttcattcaacatcttttccATCATTTTGCTGTCTTGATCGCGGTCCCTAGCTAACCTCACGGTCTTGATCGGTGCTAACAGCTCCGACACCCTGCTCAAGCTGTAAGTGACGGCGGTGAGTTCCTTTTGTAATGAAAAAGACAGGTAGAGTGGGTCCAGCAGGGTTTTATGGTTGCAAACGTAGAGGCGGCCTCTGGTTTTACGTGTGTTTGAGCTTCGGAGCGATGGGTTGGGAGAGAGGGAGAGTTGGAACCCTGAGTAGGCTAATATGGGGATTGAAAGCCTGTAGGGAAGCAATATGCCGGAAATGGCTCGGATCATGGAAAGGGTGATACCGAAGGGGAGCCACATGAACATGGCTAGGGTGGCTAATGGGGTCGGCATGAAAGCCAGTCTCCCATCGTGGAAAATTAGTGGTTTTAGGTATTCATCTCTCCTTATGCGTTGCCAGCTTCTTTTGTCGGCATTTCTCACAAGGTAAATTTCCTGTTGCACCACAGATGCAATAAATTAGCTAACAGGTAATCGTTATAAATGGAGCGATAGGTACAGGGATAATTGCATGCATAAGTCCTCAAACTATGGTCAAATACTAAATTAACCCCTAATCTTCAAACCATTGTAATTGATTCCTCAAAGTATCTCTTTATCACCAGCTTAATCGTTGCTTTGGACACTAAATTATAGCTCAAATACATGAATCAAATTAAAAACACATTAAATTCTTCAAGTGTTTCGATATTTAAATTGATAATTATgttaatagaaaatattttaaggaATCACAAGTTTAAATTCAATGAAAAATTTATACCATAGATTAAACATGGTTTGATGTGATTAAccctatattatatataattttaaaagcgGCCCAAagcaattttgaaagaaagggaATATGTAGAAGAACCTCAAAACATACCTTGCAATGAGAAGACAACTGATATTGAAGTGATCCCTTGAAGCCACTTATGCCAATAACATCACAATTTCCCAACCCTTGGCTCCCAATTATTGTCTCCAAAGCAGCATTGCTCTGTTTCTTGTCTTCCATGACACCCAAAAAGTACCCACGAAACACCTTCACCTCCCTACCAACAACAAAATCAATGTCCAAATAATCTCTCAAGAAACTCTCGATCATCACTCGAGGGACATTGCTGAACCCCACTTTTTTACCACCTTTCTTCAACACCTCAAGCGTTTCCACCGCCACATCCTCTAAAAAAAACTTGGGCAAAACAACACTCCCAACCCTGAAACTCTTCGTCTTTACCCCAAAGAAGCAAACGAACACCATTATCTTCAACCTCATGTCTTCGCCAACAAGGCATAGTAATGGGTATGAAAGAATGAGGATAAAAGCCCTCAACAACCCTCCGGCTTCAAAGGCCACCAGCATGAAGTAAGGGAACAAAGATGGCGACTTCAACAATGCATCTTCTACGTTGAAGATTAGCAGGGTTTGGTCCTTTGACAGGTTTGCTTTGTGAGCAAAAGATGGGTACTTGTGGTATAATTTGCCTTCGTTTGCATGAATGTTGCTCGCAGTTCTATGGAAAGTTTTGGGGTTTTTGGATGGTTTAAAGACAAGTCtatagaggaagaagaagaaggaaaaatAGTTCATGAAAAACTTAGCCATAGTGTTTTTGGTTGAATGAAATTAAGGCATAGGGAGATACTTTATATAtagagagggagagagagagaaagagttGAACACGATTTTAGCATTTTGCCCTCA
Above is a genomic segment from Gossypium arboreum isolate Shixiya-1 chromosome 8, ASM2569848v2, whole genome shotgun sequence containing:
- the LOC108459589 gene encoding probable glycerol-3-phosphate acyltransferase 3 encodes the protein MAKFFMNYFSFFFFLYRLVFKPSKNPKTFHRTASNIHANEGKLYHKYPSFAHKANLSKDQTLLIFNVEDALLKSPSLFPYFMLVAFEAGGLLRAFILILSYPLLCLVGEDMRLKIMVFVCFFGVKTKSFRVGSVVLPKFFLEDVAVETLEVLKKGGKKVGFSNVPRVMIESFLRDYLDIDFVVGREVKVFRGYFLGVMEDKKQSNAALETIIGSQGLGNCDVIGISGFKGSLQYQLSSHCKEIYLVRNADKRSWQRIRRDEYLKPLIFHDGRLAFMPTPLATLAMFMWLPFGITLSMIRAISGILLPYRLSIPILAYSGFQLSLSPNPSLRSSNTRKTRGRLYVCNHKTLLDPLYLSFSLQKELTAVTYSLSRVSELLAPIKTVRLARDRDQDSKMMEKMLNEGDLVVCPEGTTCREPYLLRFSPLFTEMSDDIVPVAMDSHVSMFYGTTAGGLKCLDPLFFIMNPRPSYNVRVLDGVYGLSSFLGGGERSRFDVANHVQSEIGKALGFGCTRLTRRDKYLILAGNEGIVNKS